In one window of Streptomyces sp. FXJ1.172 DNA:
- a CDS encoding L,D-transpeptidase family protein, with protein MGDIRSVRRRSVVALGVTGLVAPLALALTAAPAQAATSCTTQAGPYQKQVEKFLGRPVDGRQSAADCKAIKAFQDRNGITPDIGYAGPVTWGVMDLITKQRAVGNNPNRDGACPVNKGRIACVNLTLQLSWIQDGRKVVYGPVPVRTGRKGFTTRTGLKKIYWRDLHHVSTVYNVPMPYSQFFDGGQAFHSVGLSMWNPPGSHGCVNMTTRDAQKYWSLLRTGDDVFVYGRKPGT; from the coding sequence ATGGGGGACATACGGAGCGTACGGAGACGGAGTGTCGTCGCGCTGGGCGTCACGGGGCTGGTGGCGCCGCTCGCACTCGCCCTGACCGCCGCGCCGGCCCAGGCGGCCACGAGCTGCACCACGCAGGCGGGGCCGTACCAGAAGCAGGTGGAGAAATTCCTCGGCAGGCCCGTCGACGGCAGGCAGTCCGCCGCCGACTGCAAGGCCATCAAGGCCTTCCAGGACAGGAACGGCATCACGCCCGACATCGGCTACGCCGGTCCCGTCACCTGGGGTGTGATGGACCTGATCACCAAGCAGCGGGCCGTCGGGAACAACCCGAACAGGGACGGCGCGTGCCCGGTGAACAAGGGCCGGATCGCCTGTGTGAACCTCACACTCCAGCTCAGCTGGATCCAGGACGGCAGGAAGGTCGTCTACGGGCCGGTGCCCGTGCGCACCGGCCGCAAGGGCTTCACCACCCGCACCGGCCTGAAGAAGATCTACTGGCGGGACCTCCACCACGTCTCGACCGTCTACAACGTGCCGATGCCCTACAGCCAGTTCTTCGACGGCGGCCAGGCCTTCCACTCGGTGGGCCTGAGCATGTGGAACCCGCCGGGCTCGCACGGCTGCGTCAACATGACCACCAGGGACGCCCAGAAGTACTGGTCGCTGCTGAGGACAGGCGACGACGTCTTCGTCTACGGCCGCAAGCCGGGCACCTGA
- a CDS encoding SDR family NAD(P)-dependent oxidoreductase yields MTDHTRFAGHGVLVTGAARGIGAAVARRLAEEGGRVLVTDQDLPAAERTAAQVRRQGFTAKALACDVADRASVEAAVAHTVAAFGSLDVLVNCAAHCTPDAPLFEDDPDEAWARDLDITLIGVRRCCRAALPHLAASGRGAIVSIGSVNGAQDFGNHAYSAAKAGLASLTRTLAGHAAARGVRVNLVVPGTVRTSAWEGRDDELDAIRPLYPLGRIGEPEDIAAAAAFLASHDAAWITGTALVVDGGLTAVNTGFHAAVRRHAAEGTATP; encoded by the coding sequence ATGACCGATCACACCCGTTTCGCCGGACACGGAGTACTCGTCACGGGCGCGGCCCGCGGTATCGGCGCGGCCGTGGCCCGCAGGCTGGCCGAGGAGGGCGGCCGCGTCCTGGTGACCGACCAGGACCTGCCCGCGGCCGAGCGCACCGCCGCCCAGGTGCGCCGACAGGGGTTCACCGCAAAGGCGTTGGCGTGCGACGTCGCCGACCGCGCGTCCGTGGAGGCGGCCGTCGCGCACACCGTCGCCGCGTTCGGCTCGCTCGACGTGCTGGTCAACTGCGCGGCGCACTGCACCCCGGACGCCCCGCTGTTCGAGGACGACCCCGACGAGGCGTGGGCGCGTGACCTCGACATCACCCTCATCGGCGTCCGCCGCTGCTGCCGGGCCGCACTGCCGCACCTGGCCGCCTCCGGCCGCGGGGCGATCGTCAGCATCGGCTCCGTGAACGGCGCGCAGGACTTCGGCAACCACGCCTACAGCGCCGCCAAGGCCGGCCTCGCCTCGCTGACCCGGACCCTCGCCGGGCACGCGGCGGCCCGGGGAGTGCGGGTGAACCTCGTGGTGCCGGGCACGGTCCGCACCTCGGCGTGGGAGGGCCGCGACGACGAACTCGACGCCATCCGGCCCCTGTACCCGCTCGGCCGCATCGGAGAGCCCGAGGACATCGCCGCCGCGGCCGCCTTCCTCGCCTCCCACGACGCCGCCTGGATCACGGGCACCGCACTGGTGGTCGACGGCGGCCTGACGGCGGTGAACACGGGCTTCCACGCGGCGGTACGGCGCCACGCGGCCGAAGGCACCGCGACTCCCTAG
- a CDS encoding DUF4180 domain-containing protein: protein MTTNTLETLHGTRVLRCASDGPLLDGERAALDLIGDAFGQDAELVAVPVARVADEFFRLRSGVAGAVVQKFANYRLRLVVLGDISAHVGASSALRDFVHESNQGDQLWFLADEAGLDARLSG, encoded by the coding sequence ATGACCACGAACACGCTCGAGACCCTGCACGGCACCCGAGTCCTGCGCTGCGCATCCGACGGACCGCTCCTCGACGGCGAGCGCGCGGCGCTGGACCTGATCGGCGACGCGTTCGGCCAGGACGCCGAGCTGGTCGCGGTGCCCGTGGCACGGGTGGCGGACGAGTTCTTCCGGCTGCGCTCCGGCGTGGCCGGCGCCGTCGTGCAGAAGTTCGCGAACTACCGGCTGCGGCTCGTGGTCCTCGGCGACATCTCGGCGCACGTCGGGGCGAGCAGCGCCCTGCGGGACTTCGTGCACGAGTCCAACCAGGGCGACCAGCTGTGGTTCCTCGCGGACGAGGCGGGGCTGGACGCGAGGCTCAGCGGGTAG
- a CDS encoding MBL fold metallo-hydrolase, with translation MTVRIERLVTSGKFSLDGGTWDVENNVWIVGDEREVIVIDAAHDAEAIVQAVDDRRLTAIVCTHAHNDHVNAAPRLADLTGATIWLHPDDLPLWRMTHPDRDPDRHLLDGQVLETAGTDLTVIHTPGHAPGAVCLYDPGLGTVFTGDTLFQGGPGATGRSYSHFPTIIDSIRDKLLTLPPETKVLTGHGESTTIGAEAPHLQEWIDRGH, from the coding sequence ATGACCGTGCGCATCGAACGCCTCGTCACCTCCGGGAAGTTCAGCCTCGACGGCGGCACCTGGGACGTCGAGAACAACGTGTGGATCGTCGGTGACGAGCGGGAGGTGATCGTCATCGACGCCGCCCACGACGCCGAGGCCATCGTCCAAGCCGTCGACGACCGGCGGCTGACCGCCATCGTGTGCACCCACGCCCACAACGACCACGTCAACGCCGCACCGCGACTCGCCGACCTCACCGGCGCCACCATCTGGCTGCACCCCGACGACCTGCCGCTGTGGAGGATGACCCACCCGGACCGCGACCCCGACCGGCACCTCCTCGACGGCCAGGTCCTCGAGACGGCCGGGACCGACCTCACCGTGATCCACACCCCGGGCCACGCCCCCGGCGCCGTCTGCTTGTACGACCCCGGGCTCGGCACCGTCTTCACCGGCGACACCCTCTTCCAGGGCGGCCCCGGCGCCACCGGCCGCTCCTACTCCCACTTCCCGACGATCATCGACTCCATCCGCGACAAGCTCCTCACCCTGCCGCCGGAGACCAAGGTCCTCACCGGGCACGGCGAGTCCACGACGATCGGAGCCGAGGCGCCCCACCTGCAGGAGTGGATCGACCGCGGCCACTGA
- a CDS encoding S-(hydroxymethyl)mycothiol dehydrogenase: MAQEVRGVIAPGKDAPVRVETIVIPDPGPGEAVVRVQACGVCHTDLHYKQGGISDDFPFLLGHEAAGVVESVGAGVTDVAPGDFVILNWRAVCGNCRACLRGRPWYCFNTHNATQKMTLTDGRELSPALGIGAFAEKTLVAAGQCTKVDPAVSPAVAGLLGCGVMAGIGAAINTGGVGRGDSVAVIGCGGVGDAAVAGANLAGAAKIIAVDIDDRKLDTARTLGATHTVNSKDTDPVEAIRELTGGFGADVVIEAVGRPETYKQAFYARDLAGTVVLVGVPTPEMKLELPLLDVFGRGGALKSSWYGDCLPSRDFPMLIDLHLQGRLPLDAFVTETIQLDEVEKAFERMHHGDVLRSVVVL; the protein is encoded by the coding sequence GTGGCGCAGGAAGTACGCGGCGTGATCGCACCGGGGAAGGACGCACCCGTACGGGTCGAGACGATCGTGATCCCGGACCCGGGTCCCGGCGAGGCCGTCGTACGCGTCCAGGCCTGCGGCGTCTGCCACACCGATCTGCACTACAAGCAGGGCGGCATCTCGGACGACTTCCCCTTCCTGCTCGGCCACGAGGCCGCCGGTGTCGTGGAGTCGGTCGGCGCCGGCGTCACCGACGTCGCGCCCGGGGACTTCGTCATCCTCAACTGGCGTGCCGTGTGCGGGAACTGCCGGGCGTGTCTGCGCGGCCGGCCCTGGTACTGCTTCAACACCCACAACGCGACGCAGAAGATGACCCTCACCGACGGCAGGGAGCTGTCCCCGGCGCTCGGGATCGGCGCGTTCGCCGAGAAGACGCTCGTCGCCGCCGGGCAGTGCACCAAGGTCGACCCGGCCGTCTCCCCGGCGGTCGCCGGACTGCTGGGCTGCGGGGTCATGGCCGGCATCGGCGCGGCCATCAACACGGGCGGCGTCGGCCGGGGCGACAGCGTCGCCGTCATCGGCTGCGGCGGCGTCGGTGACGCGGCCGTCGCCGGGGCGAACCTGGCGGGCGCGGCGAAGATCATCGCCGTGGACATCGACGACCGCAAGCTCGACACGGCCCGCACTCTGGGCGCCACCCACACCGTCAACTCCAAGGACACGGACCCGGTCGAGGCGATCCGCGAGCTGACCGGCGGCTTCGGCGCCGACGTCGTCATCGAGGCCGTCGGCCGCCCCGAGACGTACAAGCAGGCCTTCTACGCCCGAGACCTCGCCGGCACCGTCGTCCTCGTCGGCGTGCCCACCCCCGAGATGAAGCTCGAACTGCCCCTGCTCGACGTCTTCGGCCGCGGCGGCGCCCTGAAGTCCTCCTGGTACGGCGACTGCCTGCCCTCCCGCGACTTCCCCATGCTGATCGACCTGCATCTGCAGGGCCGGCTGCCGCTCGACGCCTTCGTCACGGAGACCATCCAACTGGACGAGGTGGAGAAGGCGTTCGAGCGGATGCACCACGGTGACGTGCTGCGCTCGGTGGTGGTGCTCTGA
- a CDS encoding acyltransferase domain-containing protein, translated as MLPDGRTGRTAFLFSADAPPRPGTGRELRAEFPVFAEALDDICARLDPYLELPLGCVMSAADGTRTAALLDRAPFAGPALFALQAAQYRLLRSWGIRPDVVYGQAAGRMAAAYAAGVFSLAEACHAVGTLARLLGALPDPAPGCPGMDGILGAYGRTLATLHPRAPRLPLVCDVTPCPVGTETAEPEFWVRRAPLPFADTAGVLHRDGVRTWLELGPGDLLVRLLPGCLPDRTHSVFALSRDWAALRAKPDEDPGSGGGQG; from the coding sequence ATGCTCCCTGACGGCCGCACCGGACGTACGGCATTCCTGTTCTCGGCCGATGCCCCGCCACGGCCCGGAACCGGACGTGAACTGCGGGCGGAGTTCCCGGTGTTCGCCGAGGCGCTGGACGACATCTGCGCGCGCCTCGACCCGTATCTCGAACTCCCGCTGGGCTGCGTGATGTCCGCGGCCGACGGCACGCGCACGGCGGCACTGCTGGACCGGGCGCCGTTCGCCGGCCCGGCGCTCTTCGCGCTCCAGGCGGCGCAGTACCGGCTGCTGCGCAGCTGGGGTATCCGTCCGGACGTGGTCTACGGGCAGGCGGCCGGGCGGATGGCCGCCGCGTATGCCGCGGGTGTCTTCTCGCTGGCGGAGGCCTGCCACGCGGTCGGCACCCTGGCCCGGCTCCTCGGCGCCCTGCCCGACCCGGCACCCGGGTGCCCCGGCATGGACGGGATCCTCGGCGCGTACGGCCGGACGCTCGCCACACTGCACCCTCGGGCCCCGCGCCTCCCACTGGTCTGCGATGTCACCCCGTGCCCGGTGGGCACCGAGACCGCCGAGCCGGAGTTCTGGGTACGGCGCGCGCCACTGCCGTTCGCGGACACGGCCGGTGTGCTGCACCGCGACGGGGTCCGCACCTGGCTGGAACTGGGGCCGGGCGATCTGCTCGTCCGCCTCCTCCCCGGCTGCCTGCCGGACCGCACGCATTCGGTTTTCGCCCTCTCCCGGGACTGGGCGGCACTGCGGGCGAAGCCGGACGAGGACCCGGGCTCGGGGGGCGGGCAGGGCTGA
- a CDS encoding nuclear transport factor 2 family protein, whose protein sequence is MGTATGSAFDIETLRRAVEGTTGNSLLALYADGAQIRIVDHNNQPSHPTVLHGRSQIAELLNDVYNRDMTHKLEQCVLQGDHLAFSEVCQYGDGAKVFAESMVTLRDGKIADQLIIQAWDE, encoded by the coding sequence ATGGGCACCGCGACAGGTTCCGCCTTCGACATCGAGACACTGCGCCGGGCTGTGGAAGGCACCACCGGCAACTCCCTGCTCGCGCTCTACGCCGACGGGGCTCAGATCCGCATCGTCGACCACAACAACCAGCCCAGTCATCCCACCGTCCTGCACGGCCGGAGCCAGATCGCCGAGTTGCTGAACGACGTCTACAACCGCGACATGACGCACAAGCTCGAGCAGTGCGTCCTGCAGGGCGACCACCTCGCCTTCAGCGAGGTGTGCCAGTACGGCGACGGCGCCAAGGTCTTCGCCGAGTCGATGGTCACCCTGCGGGACGGCAAGATCGCCGACCAGCTGATCATCCAGGCCTGGGACGAGTAG
- a CDS encoding ricin-type beta-trefoil lectin domain protein — MYPPPRPTAEGLIRRCRAAAVRALVLALTAAAALLFAQPGPAQAATARQVAVPAAPMGWASWNSFASKIDYSVIKQQVDAFVAAGLPGAGYKNINIDEGWWQGSRDGDGNITVDTGEWPGGMSTIAGYIHSKGLKAGIYTDAGKNGCGYYYPTGRPAAPNTGSEGHYDQDMLQFSKWGFDFVKVDWCGGDAEGLDAATAYKSISSAVTRATAATGRPLTLSICNWGKQNPWNWAPGVGSMWRTSTDIVYYGNAPSQANMLSNFDQAQHPAAQHTGYYNDPDMLMVGMSGFTAAQNRTHMALWAISGAPLLAGNDLTTMTSETAGILKNPEVVAVDQDPRGLQGVKAAEDTTGLQVYGKVLGGTGNRAVVLLNRTSATANITVRWSDLGLTGSTATVRDLWARQDLGSYATSYTTSVPAGGSVMLKVSGTEAASGSYRATSTGTYTGVSAASTGLNVVDIAYTNTGSTPVTGTLRVNGQTATTVSFPPTGSSQGTVSVQAGLTRGSANSLTLSGGPALGALTVRPVPGTDGTLLAGKQSGRCADVYDNTITNGTPAELWDCNGGANQAWTYTSRKELVVYGDKCLDAYNLGTTDGTKVVIWDCNGQDNQKWTPNADGTITNVHAGLCLDAYNAATGNGTSLVLWTCNGQDNQKWSRT; from the coding sequence ATGTATCCCCCACCCCGACCCACCGCCGAAGGCCTCATACGCCGTTGCAGAGCCGCCGCCGTACGGGCGCTCGTCCTGGCCCTGACCGCGGCCGCCGCCCTGCTCTTCGCCCAGCCGGGCCCGGCCCAGGCGGCGACGGCCCGTCAGGTCGCCGTGCCGGCCGCGCCGATGGGCTGGGCCTCCTGGAACAGCTTCGCCTCGAAGATCGACTACAGCGTCATCAAGCAGCAGGTCGACGCGTTCGTCGCCGCCGGACTGCCCGGCGCCGGATACAAGAACATCAACATCGACGAGGGCTGGTGGCAGGGCTCCCGGGACGGCGACGGCAACATCACCGTCGACACCGGTGAGTGGCCCGGCGGCATGAGCACCATCGCCGGCTACATCCACAGCAAGGGCCTGAAGGCCGGCATCTACACCGACGCGGGCAAGAACGGCTGCGGCTACTACTACCCGACCGGCCGCCCCGCCGCCCCGAACACCGGCAGCGAGGGCCACTACGACCAGGACATGCTCCAGTTCTCCAAGTGGGGCTTCGACTTCGTGAAGGTCGACTGGTGCGGCGGCGACGCCGAGGGCCTGGACGCGGCGACGGCGTACAAGTCGATCAGCTCCGCCGTCACCAGGGCCACCGCGGCCACCGGCCGCCCGCTCACCCTCTCGATCTGCAACTGGGGCAAGCAGAACCCCTGGAACTGGGCGCCGGGCGTCGGTTCCATGTGGCGCACCAGCACGGACATCGTCTACTACGGCAACGCGCCCTCCCAGGCGAACATGCTGTCCAACTTCGACCAGGCCCAGCACCCGGCCGCCCAGCACACCGGCTACTACAACGACCCCGACATGCTGATGGTCGGCATGTCCGGCTTCACCGCCGCGCAGAACCGCACCCACATGGCGCTGTGGGCGATCTCCGGCGCCCCGCTGCTGGCCGGCAACGACCTCACCACGATGACGAGCGAGACGGCCGGAATCCTGAAGAACCCGGAAGTCGTCGCCGTCGACCAGGACCCGCGCGGCCTGCAGGGCGTCAAGGCCGCCGAGGACACCACGGGGCTCCAGGTCTACGGCAAGGTACTCGGCGGCACCGGCAACCGGGCCGTCGTGCTGCTGAACCGCACCTCCGCCACCGCGAACATCACCGTCCGCTGGTCCGACCTCGGCCTGACCGGCTCCACCGCGACGGTGCGTGACCTGTGGGCGCGCCAGGACCTCGGCTCGTACGCCACCAGCTACACCACCAGCGTCCCGGCAGGCGGTTCGGTCATGCTCAAGGTGAGCGGCACCGAGGCGGCGAGCGGCAGCTACCGCGCCACCTCCACCGGCACGTACACCGGTGTGAGCGCCGCGAGCACCGGCCTGAACGTGGTCGACATCGCCTACACCAACACCGGCTCCACGCCCGTCACCGGCACCCTGCGGGTGAACGGACAGACGGCCACCACGGTCTCCTTCCCGCCGACCGGTTCGTCCCAGGGCACGGTCTCCGTCCAGGCCGGCCTCACCAGGGGATCCGCCAACTCCCTCACCCTGAGCGGCGGTCCGGCCCTGGGCGCCCTGACCGTCAGACCCGTCCCGGGCACCGACGGCACGCTGCTCGCCGGCAAGCAGTCCGGCCGCTGCGCCGACGTCTACGACAACACGATCACCAACGGCACCCCGGCCGAGCTGTGGGACTGCAACGGCGGCGCCAACCAGGCCTGGACGTACACCTCCCGCAAGGAACTGGTGGTCTACGGCGACAAGTGCCTCGACGCCTACAACCTCGGCACCACGGACGGCACCAAGGTGGTGATCTGGGACTGCAACGGCCAGGACAACCAGAAGTGGACGCCGAACGCCGACGGCACGATCACCAACGTGCACGCGGGACTGTGCCTGGACGCCTACAACGCGGCCACCGGCAACGGCACTTCACTGGTCCTGTGGACCTGCAACGGCCAGGACAACCAGAAGTGGTCCCGTACCTGA
- a CDS encoding glycosyltransferase: MTAGSRGDVAPYTGLGHRLALAGHEVTLVTHARFEPLVAGSGVRFHALPVDPLAELESPRGQGLHRSASDAGKLLRLADMARRLVGRMTEDLLTAARDSEALLLSASLAPLGHTIAEGLRLPSMGVYLQPIAGTREFAPPVLGGGSWGPAANRMAGHGVCLATEHIFTGALPGVRRRLGLPPQRAGAALRAREQRLWPVHHGFSPLVVPRPRDWRPGLAVSGYWWPYDTQEQLPQDVREFLAAGAPPVFVGLGSATVPDAGRLSARVVAALRRAGLRGVIQRGWGGLAADGPDMLTIGEVPHALLFPHMAAVVHHAGAGTTAAGLRAGVPAVPVPVQFDAGFWSARLVALGVAPAAVPLRRLTVDALASALVRATREPPYRDRARTLGTRIREEDGTAPVLRALERLSG; encoded by the coding sequence ATGACGGCCGGATCCCGGGGCGATGTGGCCCCCTACACCGGGCTGGGGCACCGCCTCGCGCTGGCCGGGCACGAGGTCACCCTGGTCACGCACGCCCGCTTCGAGCCGCTGGTGGCGGGGTCGGGCGTACGGTTCCACGCGCTGCCCGTCGATCCGCTGGCGGAGCTGGAGTCACCGCGCGGCCAGGGCCTGCACCGCAGCGCCAGCGACGCCGGGAAGCTGCTGCGGCTCGCGGACATGGCGCGCCGGCTGGTCGGGCGGATGACCGAGGATCTGCTCACGGCGGCCCGGGACAGCGAGGCACTGCTGCTGTCCGCGTCACTGGCCCCGCTCGGCCATACGATCGCCGAGGGCCTGCGACTGCCGAGCATGGGCGTCTATCTCCAACCGATCGCCGGAACACGGGAGTTCGCGCCTCCCGTGCTCGGCGGCGGCTCCTGGGGACCGGCGGCCAACCGGATGGCCGGGCACGGGGTGTGTCTCGCCACGGAGCACATCTTCACGGGTGCCCTGCCCGGGGTGCGCAGGCGGCTCGGGCTGCCCCCGCAGCGGGCCGGTGCCGCGCTGCGCGCCAGGGAGCAGCGGCTGTGGCCGGTGCACCACGGCTTCAGCCCGCTGGTGGTGCCCCGGCCCCGGGACTGGCGGCCGGGGCTGGCCGTGAGCGGCTACTGGTGGCCGTACGACACGCAGGAGCAACTCCCGCAGGACGTACGGGAGTTCCTTGCCGCAGGTGCGCCGCCGGTGTTCGTCGGGCTGGGCAGCGCCACCGTGCCGGACGCCGGCCGGCTCAGCGCCCGGGTGGTGGCGGCGCTGCGGCGGGCCGGGCTGCGCGGGGTGATCCAGCGCGGCTGGGGCGGGCTCGCGGCCGACGGCCCCGACATGCTGACCATCGGCGAGGTGCCGCACGCGCTGCTCTTCCCGCACATGGCGGCCGTGGTCCACCACGCGGGCGCGGGCACGACCGCGGCGGGGCTGCGCGCCGGGGTGCCGGCGGTGCCGGTCCCGGTCCAGTTCGACGCGGGCTTCTGGTCGGCCCGGCTGGTCGCGCTGGGCGTCGCCCCGGCCGCCGTACCGCTGCGCCGCCTCACCGTGGACGCCCTGGCCTCGGCCCTGGTACGAGCCACCCGCGAGCCCCCGTACCGGGACCGGGCACGCACCCTGGGCACCCGCATCCGCGAGGAGGACGGCACCGCCCCGGTCCTGAGGGCACTGGAGCGGCTGAGCGGCTGA
- a CDS encoding alcohol dehydrogenase: MSTYRVAQVRAAGGPFELAEREVPEPASGQVRIAVEACGICHSDAMFVHAAVPGVTFPEVPGHEIAGRIEVLGPGLQDWGWQVGDRVAVGWFGGSCGHCTPCRRGDFIVCANLKVPGWAYDGGFAEKVIAPVDALARIPDALAASDAGPMACAGVTVFNGLRHSPARPGDRVAVLGLGGLGHLGVQYAVAMGFETVAIARGAEKADFAKQLGAHHYVDSTSGTPVAESLQSLGGVSVVLATAGNSEAIAATVDGLGPRGELVVIGADSEALGISPFQLIMGGRVVRGHPSGTAQDVADTMEFSALHGIRPMTETVPLDEVDAAFQKMLAGKARFRMVLTNA, encoded by the coding sequence ATGAGTACCTATCGAGTCGCGCAGGTGAGGGCCGCGGGCGGCCCGTTCGAGCTGGCCGAGCGGGAGGTGCCGGAGCCCGCTTCCGGGCAGGTGCGGATCGCCGTCGAGGCGTGCGGCATCTGTCACAGCGACGCCATGTTCGTGCACGCCGCGGTGCCGGGCGTGACGTTCCCGGAGGTCCCCGGGCACGAGATCGCCGGGCGGATCGAGGTGCTCGGGCCGGGACTGCAGGACTGGGGCTGGCAGGTCGGCGACCGGGTGGCGGTCGGCTGGTTCGGCGGCAGCTGCGGGCACTGCACGCCCTGCCGGCGGGGCGACTTCATCGTGTGCGCCAACCTGAAGGTGCCCGGCTGGGCCTACGACGGAGGCTTCGCGGAGAAGGTGATCGCGCCCGTCGACGCCCTGGCCCGGATCCCCGACGCGCTCGCGGCGAGCGACGCCGGGCCCATGGCCTGCGCGGGCGTGACCGTCTTCAACGGGCTGCGGCACAGCCCCGCCCGGCCCGGCGACCGGGTCGCGGTGCTCGGCCTCGGCGGCCTCGGCCACCTCGGGGTGCAGTACGCGGTGGCGATGGGCTTCGAGACCGTGGCCATCGCGCGGGGCGCGGAGAAGGCCGACTTCGCCAAGCAGCTGGGCGCCCACCACTACGTCGACAGCACCTCCGGCACTCCGGTCGCCGAGTCCCTCCAGTCCCTGGGAGGGGTGAGCGTCGTCCTGGCCACCGCGGGGAACTCCGAGGCCATCGCGGCCACAGTGGACGGCCTCGGGCCACGCGGTGAGCTGGTGGTCATCGGCGCGGACAGCGAGGCGCTGGGCATCAGCCCGTTCCAGCTGATCATGGGCGGCCGGGTCGTACGCGGCCACCCGTCCGGCACCGCGCAGGACGTGGCGGACACCATGGAGTTCAGCGCCCTGCACGGCATCCGCCCGATGACCGAGACCGTACCGCTGGACGAAGTGGACGCCGCCTTCCAGAAGATGCTCGCGGGCAAGGCCCGCTTCCGGATGGTCCTCACCAACGCCTGA
- a CDS encoding TetR/AcrR family transcriptional regulator: MTGRLRAPTGRYGGRSAEERQAERRRRFLDAALELFGGAPGYRATTVAALSQAAGLSTRQFYEEFRTLEDVLAALHLEVNGWAEQAVLDALATAQSLPLAERAAVLFRAYARGVTRDPRRIRIAFVEIIGVSPRLEEQRLARRARWVDLIRAEADAAVRRGEAAPRDYRLAATAFIGSVNGLLHDWSAGWVDATLDEVVDELVRLLLGMLRPEGWRPATA; encoded by the coding sequence GTGACGGGCAGGCTCAGGGCGCCGACGGGCCGCTACGGCGGCAGGTCCGCCGAGGAGCGGCAGGCCGAGCGCCGCCGCCGGTTCCTCGACGCGGCCCTGGAGCTGTTCGGCGGCGCACCCGGCTACCGGGCGACCACGGTCGCCGCGCTCAGCCAGGCCGCGGGGCTGTCCACGCGCCAGTTCTACGAGGAGTTCCGCACCCTGGAGGACGTCCTCGCCGCGCTGCACCTGGAGGTCAACGGCTGGGCCGAGCAGGCGGTGCTGGACGCCCTCGCGACGGCGCAGAGCCTGCCGCTGGCCGAGCGGGCCGCCGTGCTCTTCCGGGCCTACGCGCGCGGTGTCACCCGCGATCCGCGCCGCATCCGTATCGCCTTCGTGGAGATCATCGGCGTCAGCCCCCGCCTGGAGGAGCAGCGCCTGGCCCGCCGGGCCCGCTGGGTCGACCTCATCCGCGCCGAGGCGGACGCGGCCGTACGGCGCGGGGAGGCGGCGCCCCGGGACTACCGGCTCGCCGCCACGGCCTTCATCGGCAGCGTCAACGGCCTGCTGCACGACTGGAGCGCCGGCTGGGTGGACGCCACGCTGGACGAGGTGGTGGACGAGCTGGTGCGGCTGCTGCTGGGGATGCTCCGGCCGGAGGGCTGGCGTCCCGCGACCGCGTGA